The nucleotide sequence AAAATAATTTCTATAATATGGTATTGTTGGGGTGAACACAAAAAGGGGGATATTCATTGGTAAAGAAGTTTGCGATTATTCTAGCTATAGTGTTACCGATTTTTACCTTTGTGATATACACAATATTTTCCGAGTCTAATGATACAGAGGTAAAAATCGAAGCTTATATGATGAACTCGATGTCTCATGAAGAAGGTACATATAAGAAAGTGAATTCTGTCATTGAAATTGATAGTAAAGACCCCAAAAATTATATTGAAGTACAGATGATAGAAGACATTTACGATGAGAAGGATCAATACATAAAAACGAAAGTCATCCAATCTACTCAAAAAGGTGAGCAAGAAAAAACCTTAAACGAAGAAACAACTTTATTTTTGCCTGATCAATTCGAGTTCAATGATGGTCATAGATTTCCTATTGGAGAATCTTTGACTGCCGATGAAAAAGCTCAAGTCCAAGAGTTGATTGAGGAAGAAATAGACTTCTAACTAGGTATATTCAGGTATTTACTTAAGAAAAACATTATATAAAAATCCTCTAATCAAGCTAATATTTTCACCACAAACTTTGTATCAAGTCCTTGGCAACAAGAATCTGAGTTTTGGATTCTTGTTCAGAAAATTAGTTCAAATGGGATGATCATAAATGAATCGAAAAATCGCAGCGTTTGATATAATTTTTTATGGTGCACTTCCGTATCTTATTTGGACATACGGACGCGATCCGATGGGCGATTATTATGCTATGCTCCTATCAACTGTGCCAGGTTTTATTTACACTATTTATCGATTTGTTAAAGAAAAGCAAATCAACTTTTTAGGACTCTTTATCATAGTATCATTGCTCATCTCCACTCTAGTAAACGTGCTCTCTGGAAATGCGGAAGATATGTTGTGGAATCAGGTATACATAGGGTATGTAACTGCTAGTGTTTTTCTGATTTCCATCCTGGTGAAAAGACCGCTAGCGTTATATTTTGCAATAGATATGGCGTCACTACAAGGGTATAAGAGGAGCGATAGTAAATGGCTATTCACGAGAAAAGGTCTCTTCATGTGGTTTCAATTGTTTACAGGGTTGTTTGTCTTCAGAAGTCTTTTTCAAAGTGGATTAAAAGCTTGGCTAATCGAACAATATGGTGTGGATGGATATGGGAAAATGATTATTTATATGCAAGTAAGTGGATGGATTTTTAGCGGTTTGATTTTAGGAATGATGGTATTACTTAGTTATAAAATAAATCAACACTTGAAAACAAATGTCTTTAAAAGCTCTACCACTTCATCAACAACCAATCAAGAGGGAGAGAGGTAAATGGAATATTCACATGCAGAACTAAAAAACTTGAGAGTCAAATATGCTGTAGCAATGAACATTCAAATTCTTCTATTGATTGGTGTTATGATATCAATTGTTCTTATGTACGAGGTCACTATAAGTCACATGCATTTAGTGTTGTCAATCATTTTCATTCTAGATGCAACTAGGCTTGTATGGAAAGGTGACTCAACAAAGTCGATCATACCAATTTATCAACAAATGCATACATATGAGAAACAAATAAAAGGAGAAGCTTGGCTGGAAGACCGAAAGAGAGCTATTTTTCTTCAATATTTTTTGGGGTTTTTCTGGCTTATCTTATCATTTGCAGGTATGGGCGAGGATAATACATTAAAATCAGATTTCCAAGTGGCTGTTATAATAGCTTTTGTTGTAGCATTGGTTAATGTGGTATGGTTTCTTGATAAGAAAAAAGAGTACCGAGAGGAAGATGAGGGGGGCGGTATATCAAACGCTGTGAAATTTCTCGCTGGTTTAACGATTGCTCTTCTCATCCTAGCATTTGCAATAATATTTTTTCAGTAGAGGCATGTTTGATCATGACTAAAATATTTAACTCGTTCATCGAACTGATTTCTGCCTTTTTCTTTTACCAATAAGAGGGTAGAATAGGGTATAGACGAATGAACGAATAACAAAGGACGGATCAACATGGCGAAAACAAAAGCACCAGTAACCAAGAACGAATATATAGATGTAACATTTGTGGACCTTACGCATGAAGGTCAGGGGGTGGCCAAACTCGATGGCTACCCGATATTCGTACCGTACGGGCTGCCAGGTGAAAAGGCACAAATCAAAGTCGTGAAAGTGAAAAAAAATCTCGCATTCGGGAAATTGGTGGAGCTACATGAAGCAAGTGAAGATCGAATCGAACCACCGTGTGATGTCTTCTACAAGTGTGGTGGCTGCCAGATTCAACATATGAGCTACGATCTCCAACTACGTATGAAACAAAAACAAGTACAAGACGTCATGAAAAAAATCGCACAAATGTCTGATGTACCTGTCCATTCTACAATCGGTATGGAAGACCCATGGAATTATCGCAACAAAGCTCAGATTCCTGTCGGTAAACGAGATGGGAAAATTGTAACTGGCTTTTATCAAATGCGTAGCCACAACATCATAGACTTGGATGAATGCCCGGTACAAAATCATGTGAATGACATGATCATCCGTGAAATGAAAACGATTATAGGTGACTTAGGCATTGAACCATATGATGAACAAAGTCATTCTGGAGAAATCCGTCATATTGTCGTCCGATCAGGTTATCACACCGAAGACGTAATGATTGTTGTAGTCACGCGAACGAAGAAATTGACCAATGAAAAAGAATTCGTGGAAAGAGTAAAAAACTTGAGCCCTGCGATTAAAGGAATCGTCCATAACATTAATCCGAAACAAACGAACGTCATCATGGGAAGAGATGAAAAGCTTCTATGGGGAGAAAGCGAGATTACTGATAAAATTGGTGATCTTGAATTCTCGATCTCAGCTCAATCTTTCTATCAAGTGAATCCTGAACAGACAGAAAAACTGTATGAACAAGCGTTGAAGTACGCTGATTTAAGTGGAAAAGAAACTGTTATTGATGCTTACTGTGGTATCGGGAGCATTTCGCTATTCCTTGCACAAAAAGCCAAGAAGGTTTATGGAGTGGAAGTTGTTCCTAAAGCGGTTGATAATGCTAAAGCTAATGCAAAGAGAAACCATATTGATAACGCAGAATTCTATGTCGGACAAGCAGAAAAAGTCATGCCATGGTGGAAATCACAAGGTCTAGATCCAGATGTCATTGTCGTCGACCCACCACGAAAAGGTTGCGACGAAGAACTGTTGGAAGCAATGATCGCGATGCAACCGGAACGGATTGTGTATGTATCGTGTAACCCATCAACATTGGCACGTGATTTGAAGATATTATCCGATGGTGGATTTGAAGCGAAGGAAATCCAACCAGTGGATATGTTCCCACAAAGTAATCATGTAGAATCCGTAACATTAGTTGAGAGAAAGTTGTAGAACTACGAGAATCAAATAGAACGTAAAAGAAGACAGGGAGATCCTTTTATAACAAGGATCTCCCTTTTTTATTAAACTAGTGCAATAAAGTATTTACCCGTCCACCATAAGAAACCTAATGTTGCGATTGTAAAAGTTACTACTACCCATTTAGGTTTGTTATTCCTTCTAGCATTTAAGAAAAGCAAAAAGAAACTAACTGTTAATACAGCAAATAATAAGAACATCCAACCATTCATTCTTAATTTCCCCCTCAAATATTTTTAAATTTAATTGAGTATTATACGATTCCGAAAAATGGATGTTATTTATAACTCTTTAATAGGTACTTACTAAACTAAATTCTAATTCCTAATATTGAAATGACCCCCGAAAATTAGTTTTTCTAACTTCGGGGGTCTTCCATCATCATTTGACTATTTGATCAACTGTAACACCGAGCTTATCAAGAATGAATGAATAGGTTTCTGCGGATTCCTTCAAGTGGTTGAAGCGGCCTGAAGCACCGAAATGGCCGGCACCCATATTAGTTTTTAACACAGTGACGTTATCATCGGTTTTCATGGATCTTAGGCGTGCAACCCACTTGGCCGGTTCCCAGAAAGCGACTCGAGGATCGTTAAGACCAGTGGTGATATACATATTTGGATAGTCTTTTGCTTCAACATTATCGTACGGACTATATGATTTCATATAGAAATAGTCCTCTGCCTTGCGTGGGTCTCCCCATTCATCCCATTCTAACGTGGTAAGAGGAATGGTTTCATCCAACATAGTCGTGACTACATCGACGAAAGGCACTACTGGAACAATGACTTTAAATAGATCTCCAGCCATATTGGCTACTGCACCAACGAGCAAGCCTCCTGCGCTTCCACCACAAGCTGCCATTTTGCTTGGTGTTGTAAATTCATGTTCAATCAGATAGTTTGCTGCAGCTATAAAATCGGAGAACGTGTTTCGTTTATTCTGCATTTTCCCATCAATATACCAATTTCTCCCCATTTCTGAGCCACCACGAACTTGCGCTGTGACTAGCACGACTCCTTTGTCCAAGAGTGGGAGGTGATAAGGACTGAAATGAGGATCGCTGTTTGCTCCATAAGATCCATACCCATAAAGAACTAAAGGCGCAGGTCCAGATTTTAGCGCTCCTTTACGATAGACAACAGTCATTGGAACTTTTACACCATCATCGGCTACTGCCCACAATTGCTCTTGATGGTAGTTAGAAGAATCATATTCCCCACTTACAGGAGCAACCTGCAAGCAATGTTTCTCACCAGTCAACAAGTTTAGTGAGTAAGTTGTATCTGGAGTAAGATGGGATTCATATTTAATTAACACTTCCCGTGCCTCATAGCTTTGTCTAGATACTACCGAGACCGAATAAATAGCTTCATTCCACTCAATTCTCTCTAAATCATTGTCTTGAAGTAGCCAGATTTGCGTCAATCCGTTCTCCCTGCCAAATAGAATTAACCCATCTTGAAAAGGGCACATGCCTTGAATAAAACGGTCCTTGTTATACTCTATAACTTTTTCCCGTGAATCAAGATCATTTAGTGGGCAGCGAAGTAGCTGGAAGTTAACTGCTCCTTCATTAGTAAGTATAAGCAGGTCATCGCCCCAATGTTCGACATCATATTCTATACCGTCTCTTCGTTCATCCAACAATCGTAAAGGGGACATTGGGGAATCTGCGTCTAACAAGCGGATCTCACTCGTCGTCTTCGAACTTGACTCAACAATAATAAATCTACCGCTTTGTGATTTCGACATGAATATTGTAAAGGTGGTATCTTTTTCTTCATAAAGTAGTTCATCACTATTTACATCAGCTCCAAGACGATGCCGCCATACACGGTACGCACGCTGTTGTTCATCGACAGTCACGTAAAAAATATATTCACCACAACGGCTCCATTCTAAACTACCAGCTATAAAGACATTCGGAATCCGGTCAGGTAGAAGCTCTCCAGTATGCATGTCCTTTATGTAGACGGTATACCGATCGGAGCCATCACGATTTTCTAAATAAGCTAATAGGTTATGATCGTCACTCATACGCTGGACTGTCACATTTAAATATTCATCCTCTACGGCAAGCTCATTCAGATCGAGTACCACTTCCTCTGATACTTCTGTCAGTTGCTGACGGCTAGTCGCTCGTTTGCGTGCATAGATAGGGTATTGCTTTTCTTTGTCCATGCGTGAATAGTAAAAGAAATGCCCATGCTGTACCGCTACGTTCACTTCTGAATCTGGAACCCGATCTACCATGCTTTGATAAATTTCTTCAGTTTGTTTTTCCATTGGACGCATGATCTCTTCATAATAGTGGTTTTCTTCCTCTAAATAATCAATCACCTCTGGATTGGTTTGGTCTTTTAGCCAATAAAAGTCGTCTTCTCGCACATCTCCATGCATTTTATGTTGGTGGGGGATGCGTTTTGCTACAGGTGGTTTCATCAAATTCTCCTTCCTTATACTTAATTATTTTCGCGCCAGGGTAGTTGAAATCCTCTATTTATTACCATATTTTACTGCCAACTAAGTGTGGATTATAATAGATTATTAAAGTGAAATAGTTAGTAAAGAATAACGAATACGAAGCAGCTGATAAAAATTGCTGTTATTATTAAGGTGTTACCTAATTGATTAAGGAACAGGAGGTTTAGACATGGATAATAATGATATATTAATCAGATTAAGATATGCACTGGATATAAAAGATAGCGATATGATAGAAATGTTTAAGCTCGGTGGCGTTGAGGTGACCAAAGAAGAACTATTAAAGATACTTACAAAATCAGAAGAGGACCTCGATGGTGAGGAGGACTATGAGGTTGAAGCTAAAAATGAAGAACACATAAAATGCACAAATAGTATGTTAGAGTCGTTTTTAAATGGGATGATCACTTTTAAAAGAGGTGCTCAAGAGCCAAAGCCCGGACAACCTTCAAAACCAGACCGATCGATCAAGAATCATTCAAGTGTGAATAATGTCATGCTTAAAAAAGTGAAGATAGCCCTATCATTAACGACAGAAGATATCATTGATATTTTTGAAGATGCAGGGGTCACGATTACAAAAGGTGAATTAAGTGCTTTCTTAAGAAAAGAAGGTCACAAAAATTATAAAGAATTTGGAGATCAATTCGCTAGAAATTTCTTAAGAGGGTTAACGATAAAATATAGAGGTTAAGCTTTTCCAACTACTGATCCAAAAAGAAAGGAGTTTAAAATGAAGAAGGATAAACAATATACTTCAGAATCCGCCCTTAAGGAAAAGGCAGTGTCTTTTCTCGAACTTGTAGTATCAGGCGATGTTCGTGAAGCCTATAGAAAATATGTTGGAGAAGACTTCCGACATCATAATCCTTATTTTCCAGGTGATGCCGAAGCCCTCATGTTGGGGATGGAAGAAAGTGAAGAGCAAACTCCAAATAAGATATTTAACATCAAACATGCTCTTCAAGATGGAGATAGTGTGGCGGTTCATTCCCATTTAAGGCAGAGTGAAGATGACATTGGAATGGCTGTAGTACATATTTTTCGATTTGAAAATAACCAAATTGTTGAGATGTGGGATGTTGGGCAATCCGTTCCTGAAGAATCTCAGAACGAGAATGGAATGTTTTAAAATGCATTTTCTTTGAGTGATTTTAATAGGCCTATACTAACTAATACCGAAAGACTTCTGTGAATAATTCAATCTACAGAAGTCTTTTATTAATGGAGAATATTTCTTGGATGAATCGTATTTGAATAAATATTTATTGATAAACAATAAATTAATTGCTATAATCCTTATAAATAATCAAATCTTTTTAAGTTTAAAAGTGAATCGTCAAATGAGAAATCGTTGTTTATTAGAAATTCATTCGCATTCATAATTTGAAAAAAGAGGTGTATTTTCATGAGGAAAGGTTCTACTACATTTTTAAAGGTAGTTGTTGTTATCATTGCATTAGCTGTAGTTGCATTGTGTATCTTTGTGTTACCTATGATCGCTAGAGCTGTGGCAGGTGATCAAACGTTTGCTAAATGGGTTTATCCGGTGTTGATAGGCATGTATATATCTGTTATACCTTTTTTTGTTGCAATGTTTCAGTCAATAAAATTATTAGGCTATATTGACAAGAACGAGGCATTTTCTGATATGTCGGTAAAAGCGTTAAGGGTTATTAAATATAGTGCGTTAACCATCAGCCTGGTCTACACGGCTACGATGCCTTTCTTTTTTATGATTGGTGAGCTTGACGACGCTCCGGGAGTGATTGTAATCGGTATGGTATTGGTATTTGCATCTTTCGTTGTTGCAGTCTTTGCATACGTACTACAAAATATCTTAAAAAGTGCACTAGATATCAAATCCGAAAATGATCTAACTGTGTGAGGTGAAAAAAATGGCCATAATTATAAATGTGGATGTGATGTTAGCAAGGAGGAAAATGAGCGTCACTGAACTATCAGAAAAGGTAGGCATAACAATGGCTAACCTATCTATTTTAAAAAATGGTAAGGCGAAAGCGATTCGATTCTCTACGCTAGAGGCGATATGTAAAGCTTTAGACTGCCAACCAGGAGATATTATTGAGTATGTTCCAGAAGAAACAGAAGAAACAGAAGAAAAGGGGTAGATGGTCAACCAAATATGGTGATGCATGAAAAATTGCCCTACTTGTACATCAAAAAGTCAAAAATAATTCGTTCTAATTGTTTTAAGATCCATCTCTAAAAGGAATAACATAGGTAGGCTCTAAATTAGAAGGAGGTCTATTTATGAGTAAAGTAGCAATTATTACAGGTGGAGGAAGTGGTCTAGGTCAAGCCACCGCAGTAAAGTTAGCTGAAAAAGGAATCAATATAGTTATTGTTGACATCAGTGAGGAAGGTGGTCAAGAAACCATTGATTTGGTAAAGAAAGCCGGCTCTGATGCTTTTTTCGTAAAAGCCGATGTTTCAAAAGCTGATGAAGTGAAAAAGTATGTCGATCAAACAGTTGAAAAATACGGCACGATCGATTACTTCTTTAACAACGCTGGAATCTCTGGAAGCGGGAAACAGTTCTTGGATACAGATATTGATGAGATAGAGACAATTGTTGGAATCAATATGCTTGGTGCCTTATACGGTATGCATTATGTAGCAGATGTGATGGTGAAAAACGGTGGGGGATCCATTGTTAATACGTCATCAAGTGCGGGCGTTATTGGTCAAAGTACAGTTGTCACATACTCAGCCACTAAACATGGGATAGTCGGTATGACGAAAAGTATGGTCGCTGAATACGCGAAGGACGGATTACGTGTCAATGCGGTTGCACCCGGACCAACTGAAACGCCAATGGTCAAAAAATATTTTGAAGATAATCCTGAAATGAAAGAAAGCGCTGAGCAAGGCATCCCTCAAAAGCGTTTAGGAACTCCTGAGGAAGTAGCAGAATTGGTCACATTCTTACTCACATCAGATGCACCATACATTAACGGTGATGTGATACGAATTGACGGTGGATTTACGAGCACAAAGTAGTTATTTTAATTAGGACTTCGAGATTTCGAAGTCCTATTTTTATTCAAACGTAATTAATGCTCGTACCTTATTAACCACTACCCTTGCTTTTGCTACCTATCCCTTGTAAGATGAATCCACATTCGAATATCATTCATATGAATTCTTATGAAAACCTGTACCTGTACAGATAGAGAGAACAAGGGAGGGCGACTAATGAGAATGAATCAATGGATCGCTTATAGTTTGGTCATTACTGGTGCTGCACTATGGGGGATTGTCGGGTTATTCGTTCAATATTTGAATGGATATGGACTTTCTTCGTGGGATGTTGTTACGGTAAGACTAAGTCTATCAAGTATCATTTTAGTTTCATTATTGGCCATTTTTTCAAGGGGTTATTTGAAAATCCGACTCCGGGATCTGCCGTACTTCATCGCACTTGGTGTGGTGAGTATCGCAATTTTTAACTGGTTTTATTTCCAAGTCATGGAGCTCGCATCTCTGTCGGTGGCGGTTGTGTTTGTGTATTCGTCACCAGTTTTTGCTACAATCATTTCCTACTTCTTCTTTCGAGAGCCCATTACCGTCGCAAAACTCATCGCAATAGTTCTAACCATTTTTGGCAGTGCTCTAGCCATCGAATTCATCCCATTAACTGAATCGACTCTGAGTATGCAGACGATTCTTTTCGGTTTGTTGGCAGGGTTGTTCTGTGCTACCTACAGTCTTCTTGGGAAAGATATCAGCCGTTACTATCACCCGTTTACAATTACATGTTACGCAATGGTTTGTGGGAGTTTGTTTCTGATTCCTACTAGCCAAATTTGGCAGCATCATGAAGTATTGATGAACCCTGACGTTTGGGTTCATATGATCGGCATTTCAATATTTTCTACGGTCATCGCTTATTTGTGTTACACCATTGGACTCGCGTATATCGAATCGAGTCGAGCGACAATCTTGTCATCTACTGAGATTGTAATCGCAGTTCTCGTCGGAGTTCTCGTGTTTAAGGAAAACCTTACTATGTGGCAATTCGTAGGAATCCTTTTTGTGTTAGCATCACTAGCGATTACGGTGTTCTCGTTTAGAAATATAATCCGCACAAAACAATAGAACATCAAGAACATTCTAGGAGACGACCTAATAGATATCCATCAAAATGGTAGTACTTCTGTAGAAAATTTGATATATTAAATATAATAATATAAAATATTTTATTAGTTTTAGAAAAAAAGTTGGAATGATTATGCGAAAACTGAACACATTTTTAGTGACTGGATATTCGCGTGCGCCTCAAGGCACTTCGATGTATGAGGTTCACAAGCATGCGGGTATTGTACTTGAAATTAACTTTGATACGCATACAATCGAAAGAGTAGACTTTACCTTTGTAGCAGATCTAACAAAAGACTTTTTCAAAAGGTTACTTGAAGGATATTGCTTGGAAAAAGGTTTGGATTCGTTGATTGAACGTATTCAGAGCCATTACTTTGCACCCTCACAACAGGCAGTTATTGTTGCGTTACAGGCAGCAGTTCAACGCTATTGGGATTGTTTAAAAGAGAAAAATGAATAATCTAGTTTGGTTAAAGTGTTGTAGAGAAATGACCTTTCTCTATTTACTCATTGGAACCTAGCTAATAACTACACCTGCTTATTGTGGGCATGCTGTGGTTATTTTAGCTAGGTTTTTATTATTTTATGGGAGGTTAGGAAGATGGAAAAAATCATTACATGTCAAAAAGCTATCTCTAATATTAAATCTGGGGATACCGTAATGGTAGGTGGGTTTGGTTTAGTTGGATGCCCACTACAATTGGTTGAATCAGTAGAGGAGACAGATATAAAAAATTTGACTGTTATTAGCAATAATTTGGGTGAGCCAGGTAGTGGTCTAGGTAAATGGGTGATTCAAAAGCGTGTAAAAAAAGGCGTAGGTTCGTTTTTTACCTCGAATCCTGATGTTGTAAAAGCATATCAAGATAAAGAATTAGAGATAGAGTTAGTACCCCAAGGTACGTTAGCTGAATCAATTCGAGCTGGTGGTGCTGGAATTGGAGGTTTCTATGTAAAAACGTCGGTCGGAACTAAATTGGCAGAAGACCTTGAGGTTAAAGAAATTAAAGGCACACCTCATGTGTTTCGAGAGTCATTTACAGCTGATGTTGCTTTAATCAAAGCACATAAGTCCGATCGGTTAGGAAACTTAGTTTATACCAAATCTGCACGCAACTTTAACCCAGTTATGGCAACTGCAGCAAAATATGTTGTTGCGGAAGTTGATGAGATTGTTGAAATCGATGAGTTATCACCGGAAGAAATAGTGACTCCTCATTTATTTGTTGATGCCATAGTCTGTCCAGGGGGTGAAAATAAATGAATATGAAAGAGCGCATCGCTGCACGAATAGCAAAGGAATTTTCTGACGGAGACATTATTAATTTAGGGATTGGAATTCCTACTTTAATCCCCAATTTTATATCAGAAGATCTGGATGTTTTTCTTCATTCAGAAAATGGAATTTTAGGAGTTGGTCACACTCCAGAAGAAGATGAAGAGGATCCTAATATAGTGAATGCAGGTAAGAAACCTGTAACCGTAAATAAAGGTGCTTCTTTTTTTGATAGTGCAAGCTCTTTTGCGATGATTCGTGGGGGACATATTGACATATCTGTGCTAGGTGCATTAGAGGTTAATGCAAAGGCACAGATATCTAATTGGGCTGTACCTGGAAAACCAGTCTTAGGTGTAGGTGGGGCGATGGACCTTATTGAGGGATCAAAAAAAGTGTTTGTTACAACCACACACGTAACAAAGGATGGAAAGCCTAAGATTGTACAAGAAAATAAGTATCCTCTTACATCCTATAGAAGTATTGATATGATCGTTACAGATAAAGCAGTATTCCACGTTCAGGATGAAATGTTAATACTAACTGAAATAGCACCAGAGAGTAGTTTAGATGAAGTGGAACAATTAACAGAAGCCCCATTCCAAGTGAGTGAATCTATAAAAAAGAACAAATGAAAGGAGAGTTAGTATGGTAGTAGTTGTAAATGCGTATCGTACAGCGATTGGCAAGTATGGTGGTTCTTTGTCTGGTCATACTCCAGAATCATTGCTTACAACATTGATGAAGAATAACTTATCAAGTGCCGGGTTGTCATCCGATTTGGTTGATCAAGTCATCATGGGTCAAACGAAACAAAGTGCTCACGCTGCAAATATTGCTCGTGTTGCTAGTTTGGCCGCAGGTATACAAGAGACAACACCCGCCCATACCGTTAATATGCAATGTGCATCAGGCATGCAAGCAGTTTATGATGCATGGATGGCCATTGAAACCGGTCAATCAGACGTTGTTATAGCAGGTGGTGTAGAGAGTATGTCACAAGCCCCATTTTACACTGTAGGAAATCGGTTCCAACCTAAAACAGGGAATCAAACACTCTATGATAGCAACACAGAAAGTCAGAATAAGTCACAACCAGAAGATATTTATGGCAGCTTCAACATGGGTGAAACTGCGGAAAATTTAGTTGAGAAATATAGTATTTCTTTCGAGGAACAAAATGATTTCGCATACAAAAGCCAAATGAAAGCGAAGAAGGCAATAGAAACTAATCGATTTTCCGATGAGATTATCCCTATTGAAGTGGCCGACGGTAAACGTAGAACCCGTTTGTTCGCGAGGGATGAGCATCCAAGAGATGTAACGTTTGAAAAGTTGAACAAACTACCTCCAGTTTTTAAGAAGGGGGGAACGGTCACCGCAGGTAACTCGTCTGGAAGAAATGATGGTGCTGCGAGTTTATTATTAATGAGCGAGCAAAAGGCTGAATCACTAGGTTTGAAACCAGTGGCTAGGATTAAATCATTGGCTTCTGCCGGAGTGAATCCAACCGAAATGGGAATTGGCCCTGTCGCATCAACCCTCAAGGTTCTAAATCGATCAGGTCTTTCTCTAGATGAGATTGATTTAATCGAGTTGAATGAAGCTTTTGCGGCTCAGTCTTTGGCTGTTTTAAAAGAATGGGGAGAAAAACATCACCACAAAGTGAATGTGAACGGTGGTGCAATAGCGTTAGGACACCCGTTAGGTTCATCAGGAGCACGTATTTTAGTAACGCTTATCCATGAAATGCAAAAAAGGGAGTCCAATTATGGCTTAGCTACCTTATGTGTAGCAGGGGGTCAAGGTGTTTCAACAATTGTTGAGAATTATAAGTAGAAAGCGAAGTGAAAACTTGAGCCAAGATCATGTGTTTCATAGAAACTTCAATAATAATTACCCACTCATTGAAAGGGGCGAAGGTGTTTATCTTTATGACACACAAGGGGTTCGTTATTTGGATGGAAGTTCTGGGGCTGTAGCTGTAAATATAGGTCATGGAGTGCAAGAAGTAGTCAACGCTATGACTAAACAGGCATCTCATGTTGCTTATGTTCACACTTTACGTTTTGAAACTTCACTTCAACATGAACTTGCATC is from Halalkalibacillus sediminis and encodes:
- a CDS encoding DMT family transporter, which codes for MRMNQWIAYSLVITGAALWGIVGLFVQYLNGYGLSSWDVVTVRLSLSSIILVSLLAIFSRGYLKIRLRDLPYFIALGVVSIAIFNWFYFQVMELASLSVAVVFVYSSPVFATIISYFFFREPITVAKLIAIVLTIFGSALAIEFIPLTESTLSMQTILFGLLAGLFCATYSLLGKDISRYYHPFTITCYAMVCGSLFLIPTSQIWQHHEVLMNPDVWVHMIGISIFSTVIAYLCYTIGLAYIESSRATILSSTEIVIAVLVGVLVFKENLTMWQFVGILFVLASLAITVFSFRNIIRTKQ
- a CDS encoding DUF3870 domain-containing protein; amino-acid sequence: MRKLNTFLVTGYSRAPQGTSMYEVHKHAGIVLEINFDTHTIERVDFTFVADLTKDFFKRLLEGYCLEKGLDSLIERIQSHYFAPSQQAVIVALQAAVQRYWDCLKEKNE
- a CDS encoding CoA transferase subunit A, producing MEKIITCQKAISNIKSGDTVMVGGFGLVGCPLQLVESVEETDIKNLTVISNNLGEPGSGLGKWVIQKRVKKGVGSFFTSNPDVVKAYQDKELEIELVPQGTLAESIRAGGAGIGGFYVKTSVGTKLAEDLEVKEIKGTPHVFRESFTADVALIKAHKSDRLGNLVYTKSARNFNPVMATAAKYVVAEVDEIVEIDELSPEEIVTPHLFVDAIVCPGGENK
- a CDS encoding 3-oxoacid CoA-transferase subunit B; its protein translation is MNMKERIAARIAKEFSDGDIINLGIGIPTLIPNFISEDLDVFLHSENGILGVGHTPEEDEEDPNIVNAGKKPVTVNKGASFFDSASSFAMIRGGHIDISVLGALEVNAKAQISNWAVPGKPVLGVGGAMDLIEGSKKVFVTTTHVTKDGKPKIVQENKYPLTSYRSIDMIVTDKAVFHVQDEMLILTEIAPESSLDEVEQLTEAPFQVSESIKKNK
- a CDS encoding thiolase family protein, translating into MVVVVNAYRTAIGKYGGSLSGHTPESLLTTLMKNNLSSAGLSSDLVDQVIMGQTKQSAHAANIARVASLAAGIQETTPAHTVNMQCASGMQAVYDAWMAIETGQSDVVIAGGVESMSQAPFYTVGNRFQPKTGNQTLYDSNTESQNKSQPEDIYGSFNMGETAENLVEKYSISFEEQNDFAYKSQMKAKKAIETNRFSDEIIPIEVADGKRRTRLFARDEHPRDVTFEKLNKLPPVFKKGGTVTAGNSSGRNDGAASLLLMSEQKAESLGLKPVARIKSLASAGVNPTEMGIGPVASTLKVLNRSGLSLDEIDLIELNEAFAAQSLAVLKEWGEKHHHKVNVNGGAIALGHPLGSSGARILVTLIHEMQKRESNYGLATLCVAGGQGVSTIVENYK